The following proteins come from a genomic window of Natrinema saccharevitans:
- a CDS encoding DNA-directed RNA polymerase subunit K, whose product MQQQHNRYEKARILGARALQVSYGAPVLIETDQTQPILIAAEEYDAGVLPFTVKRGYDRK is encoded by the coding sequence ATGCAACAACAACACAACCGCTACGAGAAGGCACGCATCCTCGGCGCGCGAGCGCTGCAGGTCTCCTACGGCGCGCCGGTGTTGATCGAGACGGACCAGACCCAGCCGATCCTCATCGCCGCCGAGGAGTACGACGCCGGCGTGTTGCCCTTTACCGTCAAGCGGGGGTACGACCGGAAATGA
- a CDS encoding TrkH family potassium uptake protein, producing MRLRTDWRASVALVGTVLKYLSVPLVIPLVVALIYSDPIVPFVATIALTIAVGEGLERLSPEPDLEIREAMLFVAISWLAVAVVGAVPYVIAGWGTESTLAHPVNALFESMSGFTTTGATVLGEISLERHSHAIMMWRQLTQWLGGMGIIVLMVAILPEIAVSGAQLVESEAPGPELQKLTPRIAETARILWLVYFAFTVVYIAILYGLHLAGAAPNMGLYNAIAHGFTTLPTGGFSPEADSVAAFSAAVQWTAVPFMIIAGTNFALFWHVFSGEGHRFVRNSEFRAYITAIAGLTALLAGMLYVGTAPALAELGGVTEGVFENSLRQSAFQIASLLTSTGYATSDFVDWSSTGKIVLLFAMLVGGCAGSTGGGVKVVRWLIVFKVLRRELVTASHPEVVRPIRLGGNVVDEDAIRGVLGFTFMYLVIFAGATLLIALDVSRADAIANFSPLEAFSASLATIGNIGPGFGHLGPFGSYLDFPIPSKLLMIFLMWIGRLEIIPVLVLFTGGFWTR from the coding sequence ATGCGGCTCCGAACTGACTGGCGCGCCAGCGTCGCGCTCGTCGGAACCGTTCTCAAGTATCTCTCCGTTCCGCTGGTGATCCCGCTCGTCGTGGCGCTCATCTATAGCGATCCCATCGTCCCGTTCGTCGCGACGATCGCGCTGACGATCGCAGTCGGGGAGGGCCTCGAGCGGCTCAGCCCCGAACCGGACCTGGAGATCCGTGAGGCGATGCTGTTCGTCGCGATTTCGTGGCTCGCCGTCGCGGTCGTCGGCGCAGTGCCGTACGTGATCGCGGGCTGGGGGACCGAGTCGACGCTCGCCCATCCCGTCAACGCCCTGTTCGAGTCGATGTCCGGGTTCACGACGACCGGAGCAACCGTCCTGGGCGAGATTTCGCTCGAGCGCCACTCCCACGCGATCATGATGTGGCGACAGCTCACCCAGTGGCTCGGCGGGATGGGGATCATCGTATTGATGGTTGCAATCTTGCCGGAAATCGCCGTCAGTGGTGCCCAACTCGTCGAATCCGAAGCCCCGGGTCCCGAGCTACAGAAGCTCACGCCGCGGATCGCGGAGACCGCTCGCATCCTCTGGCTGGTCTACTTCGCCTTTACTGTCGTCTATATCGCCATTCTCTACGGCCTGCACCTCGCGGGAGCGGCACCCAACATGGGGCTGTACAACGCCATCGCCCACGGGTTCACGACGCTCCCGACCGGCGGGTTCTCGCCGGAAGCCGACAGCGTCGCGGCCTTCTCGGCGGCCGTACAGTGGACCGCCGTTCCGTTTATGATCATCGCCGGGACCAACTTCGCGCTGTTCTGGCACGTCTTCAGCGGGGAGGGCCACCGCTTCGTCCGCAACTCCGAGTTCCGCGCCTACATCACCGCAATCGCCGGACTCACCGCACTCCTGGCCGGGATGCTCTACGTCGGCACCGCGCCCGCGCTGGCGGAACTCGGCGGTGTGACCGAAGGCGTATTCGAGAACTCGCTGCGACAGAGTGCATTCCAGATCGCGTCCCTGCTGACCTCGACGGGGTACGCGACCAGCGACTTCGTCGACTGGAGTTCGACGGGCAAGATCGTCCTCCTGTTCGCGATGCTCGTGGGCGGCTGTGCCGGCTCGACGGGCGGCGGCGTCAAGGTCGTCCGGTGGCTAATCGTCTTCAAAGTTCTTCGGCGAGAGCTGGTTACCGCGTCTCATCCCGAAGTCGTCCGTCCGATCCGGCTCGGCGGCAACGTCGTCGATGAAGACGCCATCCGTGGCGTCCTCGGCTTTACCTTCATGTACCTCGTCATCTTCGCCGGCGCAACCTTGCTGATCGCCCTGGACGTCAGTCGGGCCGACGCGATCGCGAACTTCTCCCCGCTCGAGGCCTTCAGCGCGAGCCTCGCGACGATCGGGAACATCGGACCCGGCTTCGGCCACCTTGGACCGTTCGGTAGCTATCTGGACTTTCCGATCCCGTCGAAACTCCTAATGATCTTCCTGATGTGGATCGGCCGCCTCGAGATCATTCCGGTACTCGTCCTCTTCACCGGCGGGTTCTGGACCCGCTGA
- a CDS encoding TrkH family potassium uptake protein, translating into MNEAARTVGRDLGRIFQALAGLLFVSILVPLVWREYYAIPGLFVSGLLPLLAGYVLTSRFRGAAQPGKLHGMIIAAMGWFCVAIFGSLPFLLIAWTVEFAPPILGDPSQTSTLAAFTNPINALFESMSGFTGTGLTMTDNEEVLPRTLQWWRSFIEWVGGVGVIVLTTAILARPGSGSLTLYESEARSERIHPSIVSTVQTIWWIFILFTFVSILLLWVVGMPIWGAINHGMTGLATGGFSITDNSIATYDSAAIDFALLPIMLLGSIAFPVHYLILQGDLRNLYADLQTRWVFIYMGIGTALLTVLVYIGDTYDSLFTAFRYGSFQFVSAATCAGFQTATDATNVALGRWPVQAQLTVVFGMVVGGAAGSTVGGIKLIRALTLLKGIRFRIADVFYPETAVRRLEINGRRLNEREVRQEFEEAAIIATLWFLFLGLGTFALLLLLPQGEYTLENVIFEVASAQGNVGLSAGITGPESLPTLGKVMFLFNMWIGRLEIIPVLVTLRAIFDRGGLYR; encoded by the coding sequence ATGAACGAGGCGGCACGGACCGTCGGGCGGGATCTGGGGCGGATCTTTCAGGCGCTGGCCGGACTGCTGTTCGTTTCGATCCTCGTCCCGCTCGTCTGGCGGGAGTACTACGCGATTCCGGGGCTGTTCGTCTCCGGGCTGCTTCCCCTTCTCGCCGGGTACGTCCTGACCTCGCGGTTCCGGGGCGCGGCCCAGCCCGGCAAGCTTCACGGGATGATCATCGCCGCAATGGGCTGGTTCTGCGTCGCGATATTCGGTTCGCTGCCCTTCCTCCTCATCGCGTGGACCGTCGAGTTCGCCCCGCCGATTCTCGGCGATCCGTCCCAGACGTCGACGCTCGCGGCGTTTACGAACCCGATCAACGCCCTCTTCGAGAGCATGAGCGGCTTCACCGGGACCGGGCTGACGATGACCGACAACGAGGAGGTCCTCCCGCGGACCCTCCAGTGGTGGCGATCGTTCATCGAGTGGGTCGGCGGCGTGGGCGTGATCGTCCTCACGACGGCGATCCTCGCCCGTCCCGGGAGCGGTTCGCTCACCCTCTACGAGAGCGAGGCCCGTTCCGAACGGATCCATCCGAGCATCGTCTCGACCGTGCAGACGATCTGGTGGATCTTCATCCTCTTTACGTTCGTCTCGATCCTGTTGCTGTGGGTCGTCGGGATGCCGATCTGGGGGGCGATCAACCACGGCATGACGGGGCTGGCGACTGGCGGGTTCTCGATCACCGACAACTCGATCGCCACCTACGACAGCGCGGCCATCGACTTCGCGCTCCTCCCGATCATGCTGCTCGGCAGCATCGCGTTCCCCGTCCACTATCTCATCCTGCAGGGCGACTTGCGGAACCTCTACGCCGACCTGCAGACTCGGTGGGTGTTCATCTACATGGGGATCGGGACGGCCCTGCTCACCGTGTTGGTATACATCGGTGACACGTACGACTCCCTGTTTACCGCGTTCCGGTACGGCTCGTTCCAGTTCGTCTCCGCCGCGACCTGTGCCGGCTTCCAGACCGCCACCGACGCGACGAACGTCGCGCTGGGTCGCTGGCCGGTACAGGCCCAGCTCACCGTCGTGTTCGGAATGGTGGTCGGCGGCGCGGCCGGGTCGACAGTCGGCGGGATCAAGCTGATCCGGGCGCTTACCCTCCTGAAGGGGATCCGGTTCCGTATCGCGGACGTCTTCTACCCCGAGACGGCCGTCCGTCGACTGGAGATCAACGGCCGTCGCCTCAACGAACGCGAAGTCCGCCAAGAGTTCGAAGAAGCGGCGATCATCGCCACGCTCTGGTTCCTCTTCCTCGGGCTCGGGACCTTCGCGCTCCTCCTACTGCTCCCGCAGGGAGAGTACACCCTCGAGAACGTCATCTTCGAGGTGGCGAGCGCACAGGGCAACGTCGGCCTCTCTGCGGGGATCACCGGGCCGGAGTCGCTCCCGACGCTCGGCAAGGTCATGTTTCTCTTTAACATGTGGATCGGCCGACTCGAGATCATTCCCGTGCTGGTGACGCTGCGAGCGATCTTCGACCGCGGGGGGCTCTACCGATGA
- the trkA gene encoding Trk system potassium transporter TrkA translates to MYVIIVGAGEVGRSIAANLEDGHDVVVVDRDADVVDELTYSLDVLTIRGDGTDLDVLREAGLEQAGLVIACTDNDETNAVVCGAAKAAGEVFTIARVRRRTLLETWQGSQGAFGVDFMVCTDLLTARAIFRISGLPSAHDVDTFAGGLVRMAEFDIPDDSPIADLTVSEADCYDSLTFAAIFREDEMIVTRGDTHIRAGDRVVVIGSPDSINEFADEVATKPDDAEEVVIVGGSEIGYQVAREFEDHGFRPRLIERDHERARELAESLPNTMVMENDATNSEFLAREHVGEADVIVAALDSDEKNLLVSLLADRLGVDRTVAIIENPEYTDLFETVGIDVAINPREETAEEIIRFTRTDNTEKIAMLEHDRAEVIEIEVGPESVLAGREIVDATDDLPTGIVIGAVSRSGDHITPRGSTVIQPGDHVIVFVDAAALDDVLELI, encoded by the coding sequence GTGTACGTAATCATCGTCGGTGCCGGCGAGGTCGGGCGCTCGATCGCCGCGAACCTCGAGGACGGCCACGACGTGGTCGTCGTCGATCGCGACGCGGACGTCGTCGACGAACTCACCTACTCGCTGGACGTGCTGACGATTCGGGGCGACGGGACCGACCTCGACGTCCTTCGCGAGGCGGGCCTCGAGCAGGCGGGGCTGGTCATCGCCTGTACGGACAACGACGAGACCAACGCCGTCGTCTGCGGGGCGGCGAAAGCGGCCGGTGAGGTATTCACCATTGCTCGAGTGCGCCGCCGGACGTTGCTCGAAACCTGGCAGGGATCGCAGGGTGCCTTCGGCGTCGATTTCATGGTCTGTACCGACCTGCTGACCGCGCGGGCGATCTTCCGGATCTCCGGCCTGCCCAGCGCACACGACGTCGACACCTTCGCCGGCGGACTCGTCAGGATGGCCGAGTTCGATATCCCCGACGACAGCCCGATCGCGGACCTGACCGTCAGCGAGGCCGACTGTTACGACTCGCTGACGTTCGCGGCGATCTTCCGCGAGGACGAGATGATCGTGACTCGAGGTGATACGCACATTCGGGCGGGCGACCGGGTCGTCGTCATCGGTAGCCCCGACTCGATCAACGAGTTCGCAGACGAGGTCGCGACCAAACCGGACGACGCCGAGGAGGTCGTCATCGTCGGCGGCAGCGAGATCGGCTACCAGGTGGCCCGCGAGTTCGAGGACCACGGGTTCCGGCCGCGGCTGATCGAGCGGGACCACGAACGGGCCCGCGAACTCGCCGAATCGCTGCCGAACACCATGGTCATGGAAAACGACGCGACCAACTCCGAGTTCCTCGCGCGCGAACACGTCGGCGAGGCCGACGTCATCGTCGCCGCTCTCGACAGCGACGAAAAGAACCTGCTCGTCTCGCTGCTGGCCGATCGGCTCGGCGTCGACCGCACCGTCGCGATCATTGAGAACCCCGAGTACACCGACCTCTTCGAGACCGTCGGGATCGACGTCGCGATCAACCCCCGCGAGGAGACCGCCGAGGAGATCATCCGGTTTACCCGGACCGACAACACCGAGAAGATCGCGATGCTCGAACACGACCGCGCCGAGGTCATCGAGATCGAGGTCGGCCCGGAGAGCGTCCTCGCCGGGCGTGAAATCGTCGATGCGACTGACGATCTCCCCACCGGGATCGTCATCGGCGCGGTCTCGCGGTCCGGCGACCACATCACCCCCCGCGGGTCGACCGTGATCCAGCCCGGCGACCACGTCATCGTCTTCGTCGACGCGGCGGCTCTGGATGACGTCCTCGAACTGATCTAG
- the rpsB gene encoding 30S ribosomal protein S2, producing MTENDATQEGLDAAEEDIDEEPAEGAGPAAEEDVEPVDEQPADAEGTPAADADKADDDAEEDAGPTLDDDVMSDEEADLLIPVEDYLGAGVHIGTQQKTEDMDRFIHRVRTDGLYVLDISKTDGRIRTAADFLANYDPEQILVTSSRQYGRFPAEKFAEAVGARARTGRFIPGTLTNPKYDGYIEPDVLVVTDPIGDAQAVKEAITVGIPVIAMCDSNNQVSNVDLVVPTNNKGRKALSVVYWLLANEVLDRRGAEPSYSLEDFESGV from the coding sequence ATGACAGAAAACGACGCAACCCAAGAAGGGCTCGACGCCGCCGAGGAGGACATCGACGAGGAGCCAGCCGAAGGGGCTGGCCCCGCCGCCGAGGAGGACGTCGAGCCAGTAGACGAACAGCCCGCCGACGCCGAGGGAACGCCCGCGGCCGACGCCGACAAAGCCGACGACGACGCCGAGGAGGACGCCGGGCCGACCCTCGACGACGACGTCATGTCCGACGAGGAGGCGGACCTGCTGATCCCCGTCGAGGACTACCTCGGCGCGGGGGTCCACATCGGGACCCAGCAGAAGACCGAGGACATGGACCGGTTTATCCACCGCGTCCGAACCGACGGCCTCTACGTGCTGGACATCTCGAAGACCGACGGCCGCATCCGCACGGCCGCGGACTTCCTCGCGAACTACGACCCAGAACAGATTCTGGTCACCTCGAGCCGTCAGTACGGTCGCTTCCCGGCGGAGAAGTTCGCCGAGGCCGTGGGCGCACGCGCCCGCACCGGCCGCTTCATCCCGGGCACGCTGACCAACCCCAAGTACGACGGCTACATCGAGCCGGACGTGCTGGTCGTCACCGACCCGATCGGCGACGCCCAGGCCGTCAAGGAGGCCATCACGGTCGGCATCCCGGTCATCGCGATGTGTGACTCGAACAATCAGGTTAGTAACGTCGACCTGGTCGTCCCGACGAACAACAAGGGGCGCAAGGCCCTCTCGGTCGTCTACTGGCTGCTCGCCAACGAGGTGCTCGATCGACGCGGTGCCGAGCCGTCGTACTCGCTCGAGGACTTCGAAAGCGGCGTCTGA
- the eno gene encoding phosphopyruvate hydratase, with amino-acid sequence MTLITDVRLRRVLDSRGNPTVEADVLTESGGFGRAAAPSGASTGEYEAVERPAGEAIAAAREHAVPRLVGEVYAGNQRDVDAALRAADGTDDFSEIGANSAVAISMAAAKAGADVLGAPLFQHLGGTFRGDNFPIPLGNVVGGGEHAADATDIQEFLAAPVGAPSVADAVFANAAVHGTVADLLEERDIACGKGDEGAWAPSIDDGEAFEIVAEAVSRVQDEVGFNVGFGLDVAGAELYDADSGTYEYSDRSRDTEEQIAYIADLVEEYDLVYVEDPLDEDDYDAFADLTDEVGDQTLICGDDLFVTNTDRLVEGIDRGAANSILIKPNQIGTLSDAVDAIELARRNGYDSVVSHRSGETEDATIAHLAVATDAPYIKTGAVGGERTAKLNELIRIADDAT; translated from the coding sequence ATGACGCTGATCACCGACGTCCGGCTGCGTCGAGTTCTCGACTCGCGGGGGAACCCGACGGTCGAGGCCGACGTCCTGACCGAAAGCGGCGGCTTCGGCCGCGCCGCGGCACCCAGCGGTGCCAGTACCGGCGAGTACGAGGCCGTCGAACGGCCGGCCGGCGAAGCGATCGCCGCGGCGCGGGAACACGCCGTTCCCCGACTGGTCGGCGAGGTCTACGCGGGTAACCAACGCGACGTCGACGCCGCCTTGCGCGCCGCCGACGGGACCGACGACTTCTCCGAGATCGGTGCCAACAGCGCGGTCGCGATCTCGATGGCCGCCGCCAAGGCCGGTGCCGACGTTCTGGGTGCGCCGCTGTTCCAGCATCTGGGCGGGACGTTCCGCGGCGACAACTTCCCGATCCCGCTCGGGAACGTCGTCGGCGGCGGCGAACACGCCGCCGACGCGACCGACATTCAGGAGTTCCTCGCCGCGCCCGTCGGCGCGCCGAGCGTCGCCGACGCCGTCTTCGCCAACGCTGCCGTCCACGGAACCGTCGCCGACCTGCTCGAGGAACGCGACATCGCCTGCGGGAAAGGCGACGAGGGCGCGTGGGCTCCGTCGATCGACGACGGCGAGGCGTTCGAAATCGTCGCCGAGGCGGTCTCCCGAGTTCAAGACGAGGTTGGCTTCAACGTCGGCTTCGGGCTCGACGTCGCCGGCGCGGAGCTGTACGACGCCGATTCGGGTACCTACGAGTACAGCGACCGGAGCCGCGACACCGAGGAACAGATCGCCTACATCGCCGATCTGGTCGAGGAGTACGACCTCGTCTACGTCGAGGATCCGCTCGACGAGGACGACTACGACGCCTTCGCCGACCTCACCGACGAGGTCGGCGACCAGACGCTGATCTGTGGCGACGACCTGTTCGTCACCAACACCGATCGGCTCGTCGAGGGCATCGATCGCGGCGCGGCAAACAGCATTCTGATCAAGCCGAACCAGATCGGGACGCTGTCCGACGCCGTCGACGCGATCGAACTCGCGAGACGGAACGGCTACGACTCGGTCGTCTCCCACCGGTCGGGCGAGACCGAAGACGCGACGATCGCACACCTCGCCGTCGCGACCGACGCCCCCTACATCAAGACGGGCGCGGTCGGCGGCGAGCGAACCGCGAAGCTCAACGAGCTCATTCGAATCGCAGACGACGCGACATGA
- a CDS encoding isopentenyl phosphate kinase — MIVLKLGGSVITEKDRPETLDGEALERAADAIAALEGREDLVVVHGGGSFGHHNASEHGVTTTAGTRDASAALDVHGAMKTLNQFVLGRLLERDVEAVPVHPFSAGHRDGEGDLHLPTGQVETMLAEGFVPVLHGDMIAHAGAGATVVSGDELVAALARSLEADRVGLCSTVPGVLDDEDAVIDRIDDFDTVAAVLGASDATDVTGGMAGKVRTLLELEAEASIFGLASLASFLDGENPGTTID; from the coding sequence ATGATCGTCCTGAAACTCGGCGGCAGCGTCATCACCGAGAAGGACCGACCGGAGACCCTCGACGGCGAAGCCCTCGAGCGGGCGGCGGACGCGATCGCGGCGCTCGAGGGCCGCGAGGACCTCGTCGTCGTCCACGGCGGCGGCAGTTTCGGCCACCACAACGCCAGCGAACACGGCGTCACCACGACGGCGGGGACCCGCGACGCGAGCGCGGCGCTCGACGTTCACGGCGCGATGAAGACCCTGAACCAGTTCGTCCTCGGTCGATTGCTCGAGCGCGACGTCGAGGCGGTACCGGTCCATCCCTTCTCGGCGGGCCACCGCGACGGTGAGGGGGACCTCCATCTGCCGACCGGACAGGTCGAGACGATGCTCGCGGAGGGATTCGTCCCGGTGTTACACGGCGATATGATCGCCCACGCCGGCGCGGGCGCGACCGTCGTCAGCGGCGACGAACTCGTCGCGGCGCTGGCCCGTTCCCTCGAGGCCGATCGGGTCGGGCTCTGCTCGACGGTGCCCGGCGTACTGGACGACGAGGACGCGGTCATCGACCGAATCGACGACTTCGATACCGTCGCCGCGGTCCTCGGAGCCAGCGACGCGACCGACGTGACCGGCGGCATGGCCGGCAAGGTGCGGACGCTGCTCGAGCTCGAGGCCGAGGCGTCGATCTTCGGGCTCGCGTCTCTCGCGTCGTTTCTCGACGGCGAGAACCCGGGAACGACAATCGACTGA
- a CDS encoding 30S ribosomal protein S9 — MVTNTSGKKKTAVARATVREGEGRVRINSQPVELVEPETSRLKMLEPFRIVGEDLRGEMDIDVRVEGGGISGQADAVRTAIARGIVQHTNDAELRDAFMEFDRSLLVNDVRQSEPKKWGGPGARARYQKSYR, encoded by the coding sequence ATGGTAACCAACACGAGTGGCAAGAAAAAGACGGCCGTCGCTCGCGCCACGGTGCGCGAAGGCGAGGGTCGCGTTCGAATCAATTCCCAGCCGGTCGAACTGGTCGAACCGGAGACGTCCCGGCTCAAGATGCTCGAGCCGTTCCGCATCGTCGGCGAGGACCTCCGCGGCGAGATGGACATCGACGTCCGCGTCGAAGGCGGTGGCATCAGCGGCCAGGCAGACGCCGTCCGCACCGCCATCGCACGCGGGATCGTCCAGCACACCAACGACGCCGAACTCCGCGACGCGTTCATGGAGTTCGATCGTTCGCTGCTGGTCAACGACGTTCGCCAGTCCGAACCGAAAAAGTGGGGCGGCCCGGGCGCTCGGGCGCGCTACCAGAAGTCCTACCGCTGA
- a CDS encoding DNA-directed RNA polymerase subunit N, which translates to MMVPVRCFTCGNVVGEHWEEFDERANEGDEDPEKVLDELGVDRYCCRRMLVSHEDLVDVVSPYQ; encoded by the coding sequence ATGATGGTACCGGTCCGGTGTTTCACCTGTGGTAACGTCGTCGGCGAACACTGGGAGGAGTTCGACGAGCGGGCCAACGAGGGCGACGAGGACCCCGAAAAGGTCCTCGACGAACTCGGCGTCGACCGCTACTGCTGTCGGCGCATGCTCGTCAGTCACGAGGATCTCGTCGACGTCGTCTCCCCGTACCAGTAA
- a CDS encoding potassium channel family protein, whose translation MYIIIVGAGDIGQPLIDIATRSGNEVVVIENDPERADRAAGEYDCLILEDDATDHNALQDAGIERADALISTTDRDATNIMVCLLAQEHAVPNIVSVVHDPEHMNVFRQIGVNTMENPQELIAEYLYRAVARPAIVDYMRIGEQAEVFEIEVTENAPIAEKTLIEAAEEDLLSEDVLIVAIEREGEDPPVTPRGNTRIEADDLLTVYSAFGAEPELTDVFGHPEDRIQ comes from the coding sequence ATGTATATCATCATCGTCGGTGCGGGCGATATCGGCCAGCCGCTCATCGATATCGCGACGCGCTCGGGAAACGAAGTCGTCGTCATCGAGAACGACCCGGAACGGGCGGATCGGGCCGCCGGTGAGTACGACTGTCTGATCCTCGAGGACGATGCAACCGATCACAATGCGCTTCAGGACGCCGGCATCGAGCGGGCGGACGCCCTGATCAGCACGACCGACCGGGACGCGACCAACATCATGGTCTGTCTGCTCGCCCAGGAACACGCGGTCCCAAATATCGTCTCGGTCGTTCACGACCCCGAACACATGAACGTGTTCCGCCAGATCGGCGTCAACACGATGGAGAACCCCCAGGAACTCATCGCCGAGTACCTCTACCGGGCGGTCGCTCGTCCGGCGATCGTCGACTACATGCGGATCGGCGAGCAGGCGGAAGTGTTCGAGATCGAGGTGACGGAAAACGCGCCGATCGCCGAAAAGACCCTCATCGAGGCGGCCGAGGAGGACCTCCTCTCCGAGGACGTCCTGATCGTCGCGATCGAACGCGAGGGAGAGGATCCGCCGGTCACGCCGAGGGGGAACACGCGAATCGAGGCCGACGACCTCCTTACCGTCTATTCGGCGTTCGGTGCGGAACCCGAACTCACGGACGTGTTCGGTCATCCCGAAGATCGAATCCAATGA
- the mvk gene encoding mevalonate kinase, with amino-acid sequence MTLSSAPGKVYLFGEHAVVYGEPAVPCAIERRARVEVRQRDDGRLRVNAEDLSLNGFTVEYGATADARPDVDVPESLVTAATQYVDGAIEQVREVTGAEGAGFDVTIESDIPLGAGLGSSAAVVVAAIDAATRELGVALDRDELAERAYRTESQVQDGQASRADTFCSATGGAVRVEGDDCRSLEAPELPIVIGFDGGAGETGQLVAGVRDLREEYDFAAHTVEAIGDVVRNGEDALADGDVEEIGRLMDFNHGLLSALGVSSRSLDTMVWAARDAGAHGAKLTGAGGGGCIVALDPTEETETALSFTPGCEDAFRAELAETGVKRVE; translated from the coding sequence ATGACACTCTCGAGCGCCCCCGGCAAGGTGTACCTCTTCGGGGAGCACGCGGTGGTGTACGGCGAGCCCGCCGTCCCGTGTGCGATCGAGCGGCGGGCCCGCGTCGAGGTCCGGCAACGGGACGACGGGCGACTCCGGGTCAACGCGGAGGATCTGAGCCTGAACGGCTTCACCGTCGAGTACGGGGCGACGGCCGACGCCCGTCCCGACGTCGACGTCCCCGAATCGCTGGTGACGGCGGCGACCCAGTACGTCGACGGCGCGATCGAGCAGGTCCGCGAGGTCACCGGTGCCGAGGGGGCCGGCTTCGACGTGACCATCGAGAGCGACATCCCGCTGGGTGCGGGACTCGGCTCCTCGGCGGCCGTCGTGGTCGCGGCGATCGACGCGGCCACTCGAGAACTCGGCGTCGCCTTGGATCGCGACGAACTCGCCGAGCGGGCCTATCGAACGGAATCGCAGGTCCAGGACGGTCAGGCCTCCCGCGCCGACACGTTCTGCTCGGCGACCGGCGGCGCGGTCCGGGTCGAGGGCGACGACTGTCGCTCGCTCGAAGCGCCGGAACTCCCGATCGTGATCGGGTTCGACGGCGGCGCGGGCGAGACCGGCCAGCTGGTCGCGGGCGTTCGCGACCTCCGCGAGGAGTACGACTTCGCGGCCCACACCGTCGAGGCCATCGGCGACGTGGTCCGAAACGGCGAGGACGCCCTCGCCGACGGCGACGTCGAGGAGATCGGTCGGCTGATGGACTTCAACCACGGGCTGCTCTCGGCGCTTGGGGTCTCCTCGCGCTCGCTGGACACGATGGTCTGGGCGGCCCGGGACGCGGGCGCGCACGGCGCGAAGCTAACCGGTGCCGGCGGCGGGGGCTGTATCGTCGCGCTCGATCCCACCGAGGAGACCGAGACCGCCCTCTCGTTCACGCCGGGCTGTGAGGACGCCTTCCGCGCCGAACTGGCCGAAACCGGGGTGAAGCGAGTCGAATGA
- a CDS encoding thiamine-phosphate synthase family protein: MSLVLPSELVVDRFLPTVRAMLAARLADRGLTQREIAAELGVTQAAVSKYVAGEGGGDDRFRDDPETVATVDRIADGLAGGEMDGYDALSELLSLVRSLEDRGPICELHEEEMPALRGLGCDLCVRGLDPDVRAERDVLANVRTAARTLASVPGMADAVPNVGTNVGMSLPDPADETDVAAVPGRIYAMGGRIEIPANPEFGASKHVSTAVLAANDADPDVRAAVNVATDDALLAAARERGIDPLEFDADYEDRGEHLGDRFANRGAVPAVAYHRGAFGIEPVTYVFGATAVETAELVGELLAARSASAAADSND, encoded by the coding sequence ATGTCGCTGGTCTTGCCGAGCGAACTCGTCGTCGACCGGTTCCTGCCGACGGTTCGGGCGATGCTGGCCGCCCGACTCGCGGATCGGGGGCTGACCCAGCGGGAGATCGCCGCCGAACTCGGCGTCACGCAGGCCGCAGTCAGCAAGTACGTCGCCGGCGAGGGCGGCGGTGACGACCGCTTTCGCGACGACCCCGAGACGGTCGCGACCGTCGACCGGATCGCGGACGGGCTCGCCGGCGGCGAGATGGACGGCTACGACGCACTCTCCGAACTGCTCTCGCTCGTTCGCAGCCTCGAGGATCGGGGGCCGATCTGCGAACTCCACGAGGAGGAGATGCCCGCGTTACGGGGACTCGGCTGTGACCTCTGTGTCCGGGGACTCGATCCCGACGTGCGCGCCGAGCGGGACGTCCTCGCGAACGTCCGGACGGCCGCGCGGACGCTCGCGTCGGTCCCCGGGATGGCCGACGCCGTCCCGAACGTCGGCACCAACGTCGGCATGTCGCTGCCCGATCCCGCCGACGAGACCGACGTCGCCGCCGTCCCCGGCCGGATCTACGCCATGGGCGGCCGGATCGAGATCCCCGCCAACCCCGAGTTCGGCGCGTCGAAACACGTCTCGACGGCCGTCCTCGCCGCCAACGACGCCGACCCGGACGTCCGGGCCGCCGTCAACGTCGCTACCGATGACGCCCTGCTCGCCGCAGCCCGGGAGCGGGGGATCGACCCCCTCGAGTTCGACGCCGACTACGAGGACCGCGGCGAACATCTCGGAGACCGGTTCGCGAACCGCGGTGCCGTCCCCGCAGTCGCCTACCATCGGGGTGCGTTCGGGATCGAACCAGTGACCTACGTCTTCGGGGCGACGGCCGTCGAGACCGCCGAACTGGTCGGGGAGTTGCTCGCGGCCCGGTCCGCGTCGGCGGCCGCCGATAGTAACGACTGA